The genomic window TGTGGGGTTCGTTAGCGTTTTTAGGCGCTCATATTGTTGTCATTCTTATTGCGGCTCATCTTGTATTTAAAAAAAGAGATGTGCTTTAATAAAACAGTCAGGCGTTTACTTCGCCTGGCTTATTGCTTTAGAAAGGGGGCTGTGGCATTTGTCTATTCAATTTGATCCGAACAAAGCCATTTACGCCCAAATTGTCGATTCCTTTTATCAACAAATTTGTAGCGCAGAGTTAATGCCAGGAGAAAAATTACCATCTGTTCGTGAGACGGCGCAAACGTTAAAAGTGAATCCGAATACAGTATCCCGAGCGTATCAAGAGATGGATCGTGACCAGGTGACCTACTCTAAGCGGGGACAAGGAACGTTCGTAACGGAAGATCTTGCGATTATTCGAACGCTAAAAGAAGCGTTAGCGAAAAAACAATTAACAGAACTAGTCCACTATATGCGGAAATTAGGTTATACCGATGAAACCATGATTGAGGCACTTACGAAAATAGTAAAGGAGGTGTAAAGGATGTATTCGTTTGAAGTGAAAGGTATACACAAAAACTATGGACGGAAACAAGTATTTACGAATGTATCCTGCCGATTTGATCAAAATCGATTTATCGTGTTGCTAGGATCGAATGGTTCAGGAAAGTCTACGCTACTGAAACTTTGTGCCGGGTTGGCACCTTTCTCTAAAGGAGAAATTCGTCTTGGAGACGCCAGTAGTCGTATTGACCGAGCGCAGAATGCAAGCTATGTAGCAGAAGGAGTTGGCTATCCAGCTTATCAAACTGCAGGAACGATCCTTACTCAACAAAAAAAATTGTATCCTGAATTCAATCAAGAGCAAGCGCTACATTATTGTCATGAAGTGAGCGTGCCGACACAAGTAAAGTGGGGTTCACTATCCACAGGTCAGCGCCACTTACTCGCACTAATTGTCGCAATCTCTACACAAAAACCATTTTTATTTATCGATGAATTGTTAGCGAATTTGGATACGACAAAAAAAGAAGCCATGCAGCGAATTTTAACAGACTTTCTATTGGACAATAATCGGACGATTGTAATGGCTACTCATGCGTATGAAGACGTCGAAATGCTCGCCGATGGTGCAATGTTTATCAAAGAAGATGAAGTGACAACGATACCAGATTTAGAAGGATGGCGACAGGAACATGGCGCCTCGCTCCATGATTTATTCGCAAGGGTGGGAAGAGCATGAAGGAGTTTGTTTTTTTTCTAAAGAGAGATATACGCCTGCTAGTACCTATTAATGTCATTATTGCGATACTGTTTACCATTATGCTCGTCATTGCGGGTATTATTCGTATGCGTCTCGCTGAACCGTTTCAATTGCCTGGTGTAACGGCAGTAACCGTATTGTTGTTTCTTTACCTTGTATTTGCGACATTTTTCATTATTATTGAATCGGTTTGGCGAGAATGGCGCTTAGGAATACAACATCATTGGTATCTTGCTCCAGGTGCTATCTTACTAAAGCTTCTTGCTAAAATAACAGCAAACTTCATATGGTTATTTGTCCAATGTATCTTCGTTGCCCTTTTCATGCTAGTGTTTATTTATTTTGCTGCGGAAAGTCACATCTTACAAACTGTTTTTCAGGAAAGTCGTCTTTTACTAAATTACCCGCTCCAACTAATTTGGTTCACTTTAATAGCTCCGGTTTTAGGCATCATTATGATTCTTTTACCTGTTTATCTTTTTTTAGGAATAAAAACATGGG from Shouchella hunanensis includes these protein-coding regions:
- a CDS encoding GntR family transcriptional regulator, yielding MSIQFDPNKAIYAQIVDSFYQQICSAELMPGEKLPSVRETAQTLKVNPNTVSRAYQEMDRDQVTYSKRGQGTFVTEDLAIIRTLKEALAKKQLTELVHYMRKLGYTDETMIEALTKIVKEV
- a CDS encoding ATP-binding cassette domain-containing protein — translated: MYSFEVKGIHKNYGRKQVFTNVSCRFDQNRFIVLLGSNGSGKSTLLKLCAGLAPFSKGEIRLGDASSRIDRAQNASYVAEGVGYPAYQTAGTILTQQKKLYPEFNQEQALHYCHEVSVPTQVKWGSLSTGQRHLLALIVAISTQKPFLFIDELLANLDTTKKEAMQRILTDFLLDNNRTIVMATHAYEDVEMLADGAMFIKEDEVTTIPDLEGWRQEHGASLHDLFARVGRA